The DNA sequence CAAAACTTTAAGTCGATCGAGGTCCCCTCAAGGCTTAAACATCAGTTGCAGAAGTGAAGACATTGTGCAACCAATCCCTTTAATCTGTCTATGCTGCAGTTGGTGCTGCTGATGGTGATGGACCCTGGCTCTCATCTTTCCCACTGAAAACGCCTCtggaaaagacaaaaaaaaaaaaaaaatgccaaactcagaagaaaataaggggaaaaaaaaatatatcaaaatcgTCAGCAGTGATGTGGTGAGGTGCAATAAACATCCAACGTTTAAGGTGCATGACTGCATGGTTGGGCCTCTCGCTGCAGAGAATTTGGACTCTTGAAAAACTTACCCAAAGAAATTCCAAGTCTTGTCTTTCATGTTATCTGCACCATCGCCTGTGGCCTTCAATACATCCTTGGCCTCTTGTTCTTTCGTAGTAATGGCATCTGTGGCTGTTTCCTTTGCGTTTCCCACTGCCTCGCTTGCTTTATCCTGCACATTCTCCATAGCCATTCGCATGTCCGAGTAAGCGAAGTCCATTACAAACACAATGGCCAATGCCAAAACCAGAACGTAGAAAGCTGCTCCCTTTGCcatcttctttatttctctctttatatataaatataccaATTGCTTGTTTTCTTGTACTTTTCTTGTGTGTTTGAGAATGGCAGAGACATGGGGGTTAATTTATACCATTGAAGGTGGCGAATTATGAGGAAGGGCTGAGGTTCTTAAGTTCATAAGGTGAGTTTAGCATGCATCCTCCTGTGATTTGTGATCCTGATTGTTTTAAGGTCTCTTCGTGGCTTGGTTTGGAGCAAGGATCATGGTTTTTCGTACACGCTCCATGGTCTCCTACATGTAATCCACTTAATATGTTGACCTAGGGCCCTTCAAATAAGGGCGTCAATCGGTTTAGTTCTGGTTATTCGGTTAGGTTTAGATTCGGTTCcgaatgatgataaggtggatcaGAATCAAATCGAGAACTAACTTGGTtccgtatttagatactcaagctGATACAATTCAGttcagttcggttttggttccaaTTCGATTCtgatatgcagttttaattcggttttgtACCTCAGTTTTAATTCAGTTATGAAAACAGTTCCACTTTTGGACCATGaatgtgatggaccaaaggccataatgggctcaagttatgagCCATATGGCCATAGCTAAttccaaaattgtcttagcatgtaaatatgtgacGAGAAATTGCAAAACACACTTACTGcctaaaaaatctctcttaacaatactagggttttttcattttttttgttttgttttttgttttaagagCAATTCGGTTTCATTTCGGTTCAAACTAGATGGTTATTACACCCTAAATTGAAACCGAGCCAAACTGAGGTCCATACTCACGTACTCCAACCGAATTAATTTAGTTCAATTCAGTCCGATTAATTTGGCTTGGTTTTAGATTTGGTATTCGATTtcagtttgaaattgacacccttaccttcAGATCTCTTGGCCCGTCTAGCCTAACCCAGATTCCGGATCCCCTAGCCTTACATCATACTCACCGGAACCCAGGTTGAGTTAGATGTGCCAATTGACCCGGCCCGACTGTCTTTCTGTGTGGTTTGTCATCCGATCACGGCCAGAATGGCCTGGGCCAAACGTATACCCAGATTACTGTGGCAATCCCCATGTAAATGTTTTATATAAAACATTCTTCATCcccttccctctctttcttcattctctctccccttctagCAACACCTGATCATTTACCAATTTAAAGTAACAACTGAGACAATCCAGATTGGAATAAAAAGCCACTGGACCAAAGCAACACAGTCACAATCCCATTGAGCTATGAAAGTAGGGATGTAAACAGATAGTCAAAAATCTGTATTCGATTCGTGTTCGTATCCATTTAAGTGGATCCGTATACAAAGATTTACCATCTAGAAACTATCCAAATCCATCCAAAAACTAGTCGGATACTAATATGATTGTCCTAGAGGTTAGTGGATGGACGGTTCTTTGcacatttattttaaaattagaaTATCGCAATCTTAGTGCAAGTGGAGTATAGTAGTGGTGTACTAGGGTTAATTTTATTCATTTCGTTTTTGTCTTCTGGACTTTAGAGTAGAGTAGTTCCATGCTTAAGTCTTCTCTTTTTGGagatgttagagagagagaaagaggcacTCCGTTCCCTTTTGTTCGATCTGCTTGATGTTGCCAAGGAGATGGGTGATTGACTTGTAGATTCAATCGTTCTTGAACCTGTTATGTTATTGCTCTTAATTTCTGCTTAATTGACCTAATTGTTTGTGTTTCCATCTTGCTCATCTACCGATTCCGATATGcagatttgatttttctgtgATTTGTTTCGTAAGTGAAACTCTAATTCTATGATCTACTTCCTTATTTGTGGCAAGAAGACTCCCAATGGTCCTTCACCGGCAGCAGACGATGGTAAAGGCTTACCTACAGCAGGGAAGAAGAGCCGGTAGTTTGATAAATGAATCGAACCAGAAGATATCCAAATATCCGtttaaaaaaagaatttgaaagatGGTTGCAATTTTTAGGATATTCAACTGATAATTAACCAAACCAAATTCAAATAGTGGACTTGCCAAACGAATTTGAAAATTATAATATCCATATTGAATTCGATCCGTTTACACCCATGCATGAAAGACTATAAAcaaatgaccattttaccccttccatattgggactttaaacacgtgctcattaaagttcaacataaaaataattgaaaatcaattttggccaaaacacataaatgactcttgatctcttttttatttgtgttttatcaatttttttttaaatagaaacaagctccataaatgatatcaaatgcaattaaaaccatttttatgaataaaaatcaaaaagaaaaatgataccaaagagggggAGGTCAAAGTGaatgaagaaattcttctcacgATGTTGTTTGCCCGACATGAGATATAAGAGCAAAGTGAAGGGGTTTCACTCACTTTGTTTCCGCACTTGTTCATTTTGTTGGGAACAGCTTCCTAACACTTCAGTAAGACTACCCTTGGATACATTTCAAAATTATTAGGAACATCTTCCCCCAGAAAAGCAACCAAAATACAGCATTGGGGAAAGCTACTCCTCCCAGGACAAATTGCAGCCTGTTTTCGCATTTTCTCACTGCGTAATCTTCAAGACTGACATATATCATTCAAACTTCCTGCATCTTTGGCAACCATCTCAAATGCTCGGATTCACTTCATTATTCCCACGCGAATGAACAAATGGAATTTATATATTCCCatagaatataaaaaacaaaattttccctCATGTGGAGAAAGTATGTTTGGAAGCCACTCTTCCACCCTGTAAGAATCATCTAATGAATAAATTTCTAAGCTAGCTAAACAGTAGCTGCTGCAAGCTTCATACGCTGGTGATGCTCTGCAACCTTATAATCTACAATGTCGTTGAAAAGTTGGGAATCCAAAACACAGTCTGGGAGCCCATACACTGCAGCTTGGACACTGGCCATAAGCTTTGCTATCTCCCTACCAGAGAAACCTTCTATCTTCCGTGCAGCCTCACGGATCACATCCTCAGAGATGTCTTTTACAGTAATCTTCTGTTGCTTCTTTTTCAACATCGATCCCCACAAGGATTCGGTCTTCTCTTCATCAGACAGGTATTTGTTCAAATAGAGCTTCAGTAGTTTGACACGCTCCTCCTCTCCCGGGAGTGGAAACTCAATCACCTCATCTATGCGGTCTGTGACAGCACTATCAAGATCACCAGGTCTATTAGTGGCCAGAACCAGGACTATGTCCCTCGACTGATCTCCAGTTCGAAACAGCAATGCATTAAGAGCACTTCGTTGAGCTTCACTCATGTAAGTGCTGTTACGCCTGCAATAGAACAAGGACAtgtaatgaaattttttcaCATAAAGGCTTCCTGATCAGGTCACAAATACTTTATCACAAAGAAACACTGGTGACAGTCGAAGTACCACCACTGTTTAAGATAGCATTACCGTTAAAAAACTGGGTAACATTAACCATAAAGGGCTTACTGAACAGGCATATATGGTTTAAGATAGCATTACCGTTAAAAAACTGGGTAACATTAACCATGAAGGGCTTACTGAACAGGCATATATGCAAGGAATAGAACCAACCTGAATAACCATCCAGTAGGATGTCGAATGGGGTTTTAGAAACGTCTATGATACTTTACCATTTCCTTGTGGCCAACCTTTGTTTCAGCAGAAAAATATTCTTGGAAACACAGtctgtaattttaatttttcttgtatttctttGTTGGGAAAAATATCCCCACGCCATCAGTGTGGGGATTCTCTCAAATAACcaacactttctctctctcctgacattctctttcttccctgacAACATTGTGGGCTCCCCTATTGAGAAAACCGATTGTCAAGCGCTGATAGGTGTGGCATGGGAGatttccccccaccccacccccaatcTGGCAATGTGGGGAACACTTGCCTTTCTTTGTTATCAAAGTTtctattgtctttctttattttcttttcctatcaTTAACTTGGGAAGGAATCATATTTGGGCATGATTGCTAAGAAAAAGAATCCAACCATATGATGGAGATATATCCATGTGTGCTAATTGTACAATTGACCAGATACCACTTGGAAAGTAACATGCAGAAAATTTAATTGGAAGATATTTTCTGAATTTCATATTTCACTTTTACTAAATTAATTTTCCCTATAcaattttctcttgttttgaaGACGATCCCTATAAAATATTTCTCATTGAAAAAGATGAAACCTCAAAAGGAATGTGGACAGGGGGTACCATAGATAAAATCAAGTAGCGAGATAAAAATTCATAAGGATATTGGAGACTATTATCCATTCTAGAAGAGATGATAATTATGATACCCCTACTATAATCATAATGATGAGGATGAATAAcgacaataatattttttgggggtaaaCAGAACATTAATTTAGATGAAGTATAAAACACTCCACGAGAAGCTCATTATTTGCATGACAACAAACCAAACATATAAAACATGATGCCTCTATCCATCTTGAAAGAGAGAATTACCTACAAATGCAACTCTAGATTGCTTCAATCTAGAAAGAGAACTGCAGCAACTTCGGAAATTTATAAATTGGACAACATAGGTCAAGTAGAAACTTACTCGCAAAGAAAAGCATCAGCCTCATCAATAAAAAGTAGTAgacctttctttgactttttagCCCAATCAAATATTTGATGGATTTTTGTCACAGCCTGAGGGCCCAATGGTGCAACATCTCCCCCTGTCATCATGGCGTAGTCCAGACCCTGTAAGATGCCATTCAATGCCAGCAGGAAGAAGTCAAACACTGTCAACTTTACAAATTTCCTTCCAAAACAAAAGTTTCTCGTATCAATGTCAGAAAAATCTCAAGTGCAGAGAGATTGAAATTATTCAGAACGAAATACACCAATAAACAAGTTTACATTTCAAAGGAAAGCAGATGCAACCAATTTTGTATGGTCtgcctcccctcccctccccttctctctcgctctctatGACCTACCTCCCAACCAATTCAGGTAGATAATCCACAATGAAATTAGCCAATATCAGCACTCAGTGGAAGTGTGGAACCGATCTTTACAAATGAATCTAATTTCTAACTCGACAAATTAGGTGAGGacccttctctcccccctccccctcaacATAGACAATTCTCCCACCCTCATGTGTTCAGAACCTATTTAATGGTTTTAACCACAAACAGGGTGCCACATTGGACCTTTCATCTGGGTTTATCACAAGTAAATGTCAACATAAAGACCCAGTTCACCAGTCCAAACAAAAAGATCCACTGCCCAACAGTTTCAAATTTTGATCGGGACTGTTGAACCAACAGGTCTATGGACTGAAACTCCAAAAAATCATCATCCCATCTGAAGTCTAAACCGACCCTCCTTATTAAACAATGACTCTCCATGAtcctctcgacattctcagggtaag is a window from the Macadamia integrifolia cultivar HAES 741 chromosome 5, SCU_Mint_v3, whole genome shotgun sequence genome containing:
- the LOC122077768 gene encoding uncharacterized protein LOC122077768, which gives rise to MAKGAAFYVLVLALAIVFVMDFAYSDMRMAMENVQDKASEAVGNAKETATDAITTKEQEAKDVLKATGDGADNMKDKTWNFFGGVFSGKDESQGPSPSAAPTAA